A single Lolium perenne isolate Kyuss_39 chromosome 6, Kyuss_2.0, whole genome shotgun sequence DNA region contains:
- the LOC127306363 gene encoding probable amino acid permease 7 produces MGEEEGDRRTEALLEKLSESSYNPSEEPQVRRTGTVWTAMAHIITAVIGSGVLSLAWSVAQLGWVGGPTAIVFFAGVTVVQSSLLADCYISRDEDGHGVVVRNKSYVQAVRLYLGEKSRLFCGFFLSISLFGSSVVYTLTSATSMRAIQKANCYHTEGHGAPACSAAGGGSDVYYMVLFGVAQLVLSQIPDFHNMAWLSIFAAVMSFSYSFIGFGLGAAKVIENGVIKGAIGGIALASTTQKVWRVAQALGDIAFAYPFSLVLLEIEDTLRSPPAESETMKKASRASIAVTTFFYLGCGCLGYAAFGDATPGNLLTGFGFYEPYWLIDLANLCVVLHLLGGYQVYSQPAFALAEQWFATEGSSVDLNVFRLCYRTAYVAAATAVAVWFPYFNQVVGLIGAFSFWPLAIHFPVEMYITQAQVAPWTARWLAIRAFSAACLLVCAFASLGSAVGVFGSKES; encoded by the exons AtgggagaagaagaaggcgatcgCCGAACGGAGGCGCTGCTAGAGAAGCTCTCGGAGTCCTCTTACAATCCCTCCGAGGAGCCTCAAGTCAGAAGAACCG GCACGGTATGGACGGCGATGGCGCACATCATCACGGCGGTGATCGGGTCCGGCGTGCTGTCGCTGGCGTGGAGCGTGGCGCAGCTTGGCTGGGTCGGCGGTCCGACGGCGATCGTGTTCTTCGCCGGGGTGACCGTGGTGCAGTCCTCCCTCCTCGCCGACTGCTACATTTCTCGCGACGAGGACGGGCACGGGGTCGTCGTCAGGAACAAGTCCTACGTGCAAGCCGTGAGACTCTACCTAG GTGAGAAGAGCCGCTTGTTTTGCGGTTTTTTCCTTAGCATCAGCTTGTTTGGGAGCAGCGTGGTCTACACTCTCACATCCGCCACTAGTATGAG GGCGATTCAGAAAGCGAACTGCTACCACACTGAAGGCCACGGCGCCCCGGCGTGCTCTGCCGCCGGCGGGGGATCAGACGTGTATTACATGGTCCTGTTCGGCGTCGCTCAATTGGTGCTGTCGCAGATACCGGACTTCCACAACATGGCGTGGCTCTCCATCTTCGCCGCCGTCATGTCCTTCTCCTACTCCTTCATTGGCTTCGGCCTCGGAGCTGCCAAAGTGATCG AGAATGGAGTGATAAAGGGGGCAATCGGAGGTATTGCACTGGCATCCACGACGCAGAAGGTGTGGCGCGTCGCGCAGGCCCTCGGGGACATCGCCTTTGCCTACCCTTTCTCCTTGGTGCTGCTGGAAATAGAG GACACACTGAGGTCGCCACCGGCGGAGAGCGAGACGATGAAGAAGGCGTCGAGGGCTAGCATCGCGGTCAccaccttcttctaccttgggtgCGGGTGCTTGGGCTACGCGGCGTTCGGCGACGCCACCCCGGGCAACCTCCTCACCGGCTTCGGCTTCTACGAGCCCTACTGGCTCATTGACCTCGCCAACCTCtgcgtcgtcctccacctcctcggcGGCTACCAGGTGTACAGCCAACCGGCATTCGCGCTTGCAGAGCAGTGGTTCGCCACCGAGGGCTCCTCCGTCGACTTGAACGTGTTCAGGTTGTGCTATCGCACGGCGTACGTGGCGGCGGCGACAGCTGTGGCGGTGTGGTTCCCCTACTTCAACCAGGTGGTCGGGCTGATCGGCGCCTTCAGCTTCTGGCCGCTAGCCATCCACTTCCCCGTCGAGATGTACATCACGCAGGCACAGGTGGCTCCGTGGACGGCGCGGTGGCTCGCTATCCGGGCCTTCAGCGCCGCCTGCCTGCTCGTCTGCGCCTTCGCCTCCCTCGGCTCCGCCGTGGGGGTGTTCGGTTCCAAGGAAAGCTAG